From a single Aspergillus puulaauensis MK2 DNA, chromosome 2, nearly complete sequence genomic region:
- a CDS encoding uncharacterized protein (COG:S;~EggNog:ENOG410PY8A): MSDHQKRGSSDNSGRPNTQQKPSNNSDNTPTDSENGYQNQQSLASRIQNSASGLARNAFLSSASSGDTAHLLSDSSKATSSSSSSALAAAEHYGETIGPSSSSSRDQPFHRPAETFKSSSTTQSGGVEIPALTEDEFQNTYGGDLAGTIDDFDKGKGKGKGRGRDLGPDFTSYHDDTTATPTLVPSDGEAVISILSDQNFDPDFPPTANEPPEYLETELLPSHLTPDEVQMIESFRRQLPESTGPQNNTDQPRQLNPLSLVPDIGSFLDTVPAASATDPSTSQATSLRDTVLTSLPGAADWISVEEKYHDEVWGYLRPTLEAAAKEIESNKDASSTEDGPAVRRLKMILSHMQH, translated from the coding sequence ATGTCCGATCACCAGAAGCGGGGTAGCTCTGACAATAGTGGCCGTCCAAATACACAACAGAAGCCCAGCAACAATAGCGACAACACCCCTACGGACTCTGAAAATGGCTACCAAAATCAACAATCTCTAGCATCACGGATTCAGAATTCAGCTTCGGGACTTGCCCGGAATGCATTCCTctcgtctgcttcctccGGTGATACCGCGCATCTGCTCTCAGACAGTAGCAAGGCtacatcatcttcatcctcgtcagccTTAGCAGCCGCGGAACATTACGGAGAAACAATTGgcccttcctcatcctcatcgcgcGACCAGCCTTTCCACCGGCCTGCGGAAACCTTCAAATCATCTTCCACGACGCAATCCGGAGGGGTTGAGATACCTGCGCTCACGGAAGATGAATTCCAGAACACATACGGTGGAGACCTGGCCGGGACGATTGATGATTTTGATAAAGGCAAGGGGAAGGGCaaaggaagagggcgagatTTAGGGCCTGATTTTACAAGCTACCATGATGACACAACAGCGACGCCAACCTTAGTTCCATCCGACGGCGAGGCCGTAATCTCGATTCTTAGCGATCAAAACTTCGATCCGGATTTCCCTCCCACTGCGAACGAGCCTCCAGAATACCTTGAAACAGAACTATTGCCCTCTCACCTCACCCCAGACGAGGTCCAAATGATCGAGTCGTTCCGACGCCAGTTACCCGAGTCAACAGGACCCCAGAACAACACCGATCAACCTCGCCAACTTAATCCCCTCAGCCTCGTCCCAGATATTGGGTCATTCCTAGATACAGTTCCTGCGGCCTCAGCGACAGATCCGAGTACGAGTCAGGCGACGTCCCTCCGAGACACGGTTTTGACAAGTCTGCCTGGCGCTGCGGACTGGATCTCCGTGGAGGAAAAATACCACGACGAGGTCTGGGGCTACTTACGACCTACATTGGAGGCGGCTGCCAAGGAAATAGAGTCCAATAAGGATGCTTCCAGCACCGAAGACGGGCCTGCTGTTCGACGACTGAAGATGATTCTGAGCCATATGCAGCATTGA
- the CDC55 gene encoding protein phosphatase 2A regulatory subunit CDC55 (BUSCO:EOG09261MG9;~COG:T;~EggNog:ENOG410PHQV;~InterPro:IPR036322,IPR018067,IPR000009,IPR001680, IPR019775;~PFAM:PF00400;~go_component: GO:0000159 - protein phosphatase type 2A complex [Evidence IEA];~go_function: GO:0005515 - protein binding [Evidence IEA];~go_function: GO:0019888 - protein phosphatase regulator activity [Evidence IEA]), with protein sequence MVDRDPGTPTWKFTQCFGDKGDVEDITEADIISTVEFDHTGNYLATGDKGGRVVLFERNETKKTCEYKFHTEFQSHEPEFDYLKSLEIEEKINKIKWCRRQNSSHFLLSTNDKTIKLWKVFDKSLKVVAENNLSTELTPGGVGGGGAPRAPRVSFKDPSALKLPRMTHHDTVVAAVPRRTYANAHAYHINSISVNSDGETFISSDDLRVNLWNLNIQDQSFNIVDIKPANMEELTEVITAAEFHPTSCNWFMYASSKGTIKLADMRQRALCDTHHKRMCFFLFFPHFFSPALFGVREQLMNLTCDVVFEQEEDASSRSFFSEIISSISDVRFSHDGRYIVSRDYLTVKIWDVNMERQPLKTIPIHEHLRPRLCDTYENDSIFDKFEVVFSGDAENVMTGSYNNNFMIYPTDPAKETEIVLQADKSAFKAKKVGVPTPMNKGANGKKSNSRTSSPAGPGSRMKKETDADQIDFNKKILHMSWHPFEDSIAIAATNNLFVFSAL encoded by the exons ATGGTGGACAGGGACCCAGGTACACCTACCTGGAAATTCACGCA ATGTTTTGGCGATAAAGGCGATGTGGAAGACATTACCGAAG CGGATATCATTTCTACAGTCGAGTTTGACCATACTGGAAACTACCTGGCTACAGGAGATAAAGGGGGGAGAGTAGTACTATTTGAGAGAAATGAGACG AAAAAAACCTGCGAATACAAATTCCACACCGAGTTCCAGTCACACGAGCCAGAATTTGATTATCTAAAATCCCTAGAGATCGAAGAGAAGATCAACAAGATAAAATGGTGTCGGCGACAAAATTCGTCACATTTTCTCCTTTCAACAAACGACAAAACAATCAAGCTTTGGAAGGTGTTTGACAAATCTCTCAAAGTCGTTGCAGAGAACAACCTCTCCACGGAGTTAACCCctggtggtgttggcggcggaggggcACCCAGGGCACCCCGTGTATCTTTCAAAGACCCTTCAGCATTGAAACTCCCAAGAATGACACATCATGATACGGTCGTCGCTGCTGTACCTAGACGAACCTACGCCAACGCCCATGCTTATCACATTAATAGCATCTCTGTCAACAGTGACGGGGAGACCTTCATTAGCAGTGATGATCTGCGGGTCAACCTGTGGAACTTGAATATTCAAGACCAGAGCTTCAACATTGTTGATATCAAACCGGCAAACATGGAGGAGCTCACAGAAGTAATTACAGCGGCGGAGTTTCACCCTACAAGCTGCAACTGGTTCATGTACGCGAGCTCGAAGGGGACCATCAAACTCGCGGATATGCGGCAGCGGGCACTGTGCGATACGCACCACAAACGTAtgtgtttctttcttttttttccccaTTTCTTTTCCCCAGCCCTTTTCGGAGTCAGAGAACAACTGATGAACCTTACCTGTGATGTAGTCTTCGAACAAGAGGAAGATGCCTCTTCAcgttccttcttctccgaaATCATCTCCTCGATATCCGACGTAAGGTTTTCTCACGATGGCCGGTACATTGTGTCACGAGACTACTTGACGGTCAAGATTTGGGACGTCAACATGGAACGACAACCATTGAAGACAATCCCCATACACGAACACCTACGACCCCGCTTGTGTGACACGTACGAAAACGATAGTATTTTTGACAAGTTTGAGGTAGTTTTCTCTGGAGATGCCGAGAACGTTATGACCGGAAGCTACAACAACAACTTCATGATTTACCCTACCGATCCGGCCAAGGAGACCGAGATCGTGCTGCAGGCCGACAAGTCTGCCttcaaggcaaagaaggTTGGCGTACCAACGCCGATGAACAAGGGTGCTAACGGGAAGAAGAGTAACTCCCGAACAAGCAGTCCTGCTGGTCCTGGCAGCCGCATGAAGAAGGAAACCGACGCAGACCAAATCGATTTCAATAAGAAGATTCTACATATGAGCTGGCATCCGTTCGAGGACAGCATCGCCATTGCCGCCACAAACAAC TTGTTCGTCTTCTCTGCGCTATAA